From Alcaligenes faecalis, the proteins below share one genomic window:
- the thiD gene encoding bifunctional hydroxymethylpyrimidine kinase/phosphomethylpyrimidine kinase, which produces MIPNVLSIAGTDPTSGAGIQADLKAMYALGAYGMSVITAVVAQNTQGVRRFVALEPDFVADQLDAVFEDVRVDAIKIGMIATAGIAEAIADRLHHHGLDCPIVLDPVMVAKSGDRLLSPEAVYIVRDKLLPMCTLLTPNLPEAGDLLHKPEPASLQEMHSTLSELCLLGPEWVLLKGGHLDGPDSVDLLQGQGQSHVFQSPRIPTRNTHGTGCSLSSAIAALLPGRSVPAAVGLAKEYLNGALAAADQLQIGLGQGPVHHFHALWPKLEPLKTS; this is translated from the coding sequence ATGATTCCCAATGTATTGAGTATTGCGGGCACAGACCCGACCAGCGGCGCTGGTATTCAAGCTGACCTGAAAGCCATGTACGCCTTGGGCGCATACGGCATGAGCGTGATTACGGCCGTCGTCGCGCAAAACACCCAGGGTGTGCGGCGTTTTGTGGCGCTGGAGCCGGACTTTGTGGCGGACCAGTTGGATGCGGTGTTTGAGGATGTGCGCGTGGATGCCATCAAGATCGGCATGATCGCCACTGCAGGGATTGCGGAAGCAATTGCAGACCGCCTGCACCATCACGGTCTGGACTGCCCGATTGTGCTGGACCCGGTCATGGTCGCCAAAAGCGGGGATCGTTTGCTCAGCCCCGAAGCCGTGTACATCGTGCGCGACAAGCTGCTGCCCATGTGTACCCTGCTTACCCCCAACTTGCCCGAAGCGGGCGATCTGCTGCACAAACCGGAACCCGCCTCGCTGCAAGAGATGCACAGCACCTTAAGCGAACTGTGCTTGCTGGGCCCTGAGTGGGTGCTGCTCAAGGGCGGTCATCTGGATGGCCCGGACAGTGTGGATTTGCTGCAAGGCCAGGGGCAAAGCCATGTTTTTCAGTCGCCTCGCATCCCGACACGCAACACGCATGGCACGGGCTGTTCGCTGTCCTCCGCCATTGCTGCCCTGCTACCGGGCCGCAGCGTGCCGGCTGCGGTAGGCTTGGCCAAGGAATATTTGAATGGCGCTTTGGCCGCGGCTGACCAATTGCAGATCGGCCTGGGGCAAGGTCCGGTCCATCACTTCCATGCTTTGTGGCCAAAGCTGGAACCCCTCAAAACATCTTGA